A window of Gammaproteobacteria bacterium contains these coding sequences:
- a CDS encoding response regulator transcription factor: MNAIRVLLADDHSLFRAGIQALLMQIDGVQVVGEADTGRKALEMARAHTPDVVLMDIAMPEMNGLDTAARLTKEFPGVRVIMLSMHAGEEYVMQALRAGASGYLLKDAATSELELAVRAVARGETYLTPTISKRVIDDYLMRTTGTSNSTDQLTKRQREILQLIAKGYTSKEMAQMLNLSPKTIETHRTQLMKQLDIHDVAGLVRYAIRVGLVTLDA; this comes from the coding sequence ATGAACGCCATTCGTGTACTACTCGCCGATGATCACAGTCTCTTTCGCGCCGGCATCCAAGCGCTGCTCATGCAGATCGATGGCGTGCAAGTTGTCGGCGAAGCCGACACCGGCCGCAAAGCCTTGGAAATGGCGCGGGCCCATACACCCGATGTGGTGTTAATGGACATCGCAATGCCCGAGATGAATGGGCTCGATACCGCGGCCCGTCTTACCAAGGAATTTCCTGGGGTTCGCGTCATTATGTTGTCGATGCATGCCGGTGAAGAATACGTCATGCAGGCACTGCGTGCCGGTGCCTCGGGCTATCTGTTGAAGGATGCCGCGACCTCCGAGCTCGAATTAGCGGTGCGCGCGGTCGCGCGCGGTGAGACGTATTTGACGCCGACGATCTCCAAGCGCGTGATTGATGATTATTTGATGCGCACGACCGGCACGAGCAATTCGACTGATCAGCTGACCAAACGGCAACGTGAAATCTTGCAGTTGATCGCTAAGGGCTATACCTCGAAAGAAATGGCGCAGATGCTGAATTTGAGCCCGAAGACGATCGAAACGCATCGTACGCAGTTGATGAAGCAGCTTGATATTCACGATGTAGCGGGGTTAGTGCGATACGCTATTCGTGTGGGCCTCGTTACCCTG